Proteins encoded in a region of the Cygnus olor isolate bCygOlo1 chromosome 4, bCygOlo1.pri.v2, whole genome shotgun sequence genome:
- the PLRG1 gene encoding pleiotropic regulator 1 has protein sequence MVEEVQKHSVHTLVFRSLKRTHDMFVADNAKPIPLDDESHKVKMAVKLRTEYGSVLHMPTLKENMREKGGPATGDPYGHKQYSGNQGQELEYMITGTHPYPSGPGVALTADTKIQRMPSESAAQSLAVALPASQTRLDANRTAAGVGEIYRHAGISERSQPPGMSVAMMEAGGNKNSALVAKKAPTMPKPQWHPPWKLYRVISGHLGWVRCIAVEPGNQWFVTGSADRTIKIWDLASGKLKLSLTGHISTVRGVIVSARSPYLFSCGEDKQVKCWDLEYNKVIRHYHGHLSAVYGLDLHPTIDVLVTCSRDSTARIWDVRTKASVHTLSGHTNAVATVKCQAAEPQIITGSHDTTIRLWDLVAGKTRVTLTNHKKSVRAVILHPRHYTFASGSPDNIKQWKFPDGNFIQNLSGHNAIINTLAVNSDGVLVSGADNGTMHLWDWRTGYNFQRVHAAVQPGSLDSESGIFACVFDQSESRLLTAEADKTIKVYKEDDTATEETHPVSWKPEIIKRKRF, from the exons ATGGTGGAG gaAGTCCAAAAGCATTCTGTGCACACACTTGTGTTCAGGTCTTTGAAGAGGACCCATGACATGTTTGTAGCTGATAATGCCAAACCTATACCATTAGACGATGAAAG CCACAAAGTAAAGATGGCAGTCAAACTGCGTACAGAGTATGGCTCGGTGTTGCACATGCCTActcttaaagaaaacatgaggGAGAAAGGAGGCCCAGCCACTGGGGATCCTTATGGACATAAACAGTATTCTGGAAATCAAG GACAAGAACTTGAATATATGATAACGGGTACACATCCATACCCATCTGGGCCTG gcgTGGCTCTGACAGCAGACACTAAGATCCAGAGGATGCCTAGTGAATCTGCAGCTCAGTCCTTAGCTGTAGCACTTCCCGCTTCTCAGACCAG GCTGGATGCGAATCGGACAGCTGCTGGTGTGGGTGAGATTTACAGGCATGCTGGAATATCTGAACGTTCGCAGCCTCCTGGGATGTCAGTG gCTATGATGGAAGCTGGTGGAAACAAAAATTCTGCGTTAGTGGCAAAGAAGGCTCCAACCATGCCCAAACCTCAGTGGCATCCACCTTGGAAGCTGTACAGA gtTATCAGTGGTCACTTGGGCTGGGTGAGATGTATTGCAGTAGAACCAGGAAATCAGTGGTTTGTTACTGGCTCTGCTGACAGAACTATAAAG ATTTGGGACCTTGCTAGTGGCAAATTGAAATTGTCTTTGACGGGACACATCAGTACTGTACGAGGAGTGATAGTAAGTGCAAGAAGTCCATACCTCTTTTCTTGTGGAGAAGACAAACAGGTGAAATGCTGGGATCTTGAATACAATAAG GTTATCAGACATTACCATGGTCACCTAAGTGCTGTCTATGGTTTAGACTTGCACCCAACAATAGATGTACTGGTAACATGTAGCAGAGATTCAACAGCACGA ATTTGGGATGTGAGGACAAAAGCCAGCGTGCACACGTTATCAGGACACACAAATGCGGTAGCAACAGTGAAGTGCCAAGCTGCAGAACCACAAATTATTACAG GCAGTCATGATACTACCATACGACTCTGGGATTTAGTGGCAGGAAAAACTCGTGTTACTTTAACAAATCACAAGAAATCTGTAAGAGCAGTAATACTACATCCAAGACA ttacaCTTTTGCATCTGGTTCTCCAGATAATATTAAGCAATGGAAATTCCCAGATGGAAACTTCATTCAGAACCTCTCTGGTCACAATGCCATTATCAACACACTGGCTGTAAATTCAGATGGAGTTTTGGTGTCAGGAG CTGATAATGGTACTATGCATCTTTGGGACTGGAGAACTGGATACAATTTCCAGAGGGTACATGCAGCTGTACAGCCAGGCTCCTTGGACAGTGAATCAGGAATATTTGCTTGTGTATTTGACCAGTCAGAAAGCAGATTGCTAACGGCTGAAGCTGATAAAACCATAAAAGTATACAAAGAAGATGATACTGCG acTGAGGAAACTCATCCTGTCAGCTGGAAACCAGAAATTATCAAGAGAAAACGATTTTAA